The following coding sequences are from one Petrotoga sibirica DSM 13575 window:
- the thrC gene encoding threonine synthase, translated as MEGRKLKYVKDLVCISCREKYEALPTQYLCPKCGEKGILDVEYDYEKIKKDWNKQDLKANPDPSIWRYSPLLPIDPNTPKPPLRVGGTPLYKSNIMAKLLGIETIYIKDDGLNPTGSLKDRASAIGVVKAQEAGMNIVACASTGNAASSLAGNIASMGNEMKAVIFVPSRAPIGKVTQLLVFGALVLSVKGSYEETFYLSQEAIDKWGWYNRNAAINPYLVEGKKTASIEIAEQLNWQMVDWLVYSVGDGCTLAGAWKGMYDLKQIGFIDKLPRLLGVQSEGCAPITEAFNKGTELIPVPENTIADSIAVGKPRNYIKAIKAVKDSNGDMINVTDEEILDMMKVLGKNTGIFGEPAGVAGVAGIKKAVEKGIIKPSESVAVVVTGNGLKDIKNAEKAVGAPLTVQPNLKKLSQLLKDYNF; from the coding sequence TTGGAGGGGAGAAAACTGAAATATGTAAAAGATTTGGTGTGTATTTCTTGTAGGGAAAAATACGAAGCTTTGCCTACACAATATCTTTGCCCAAAATGTGGAGAAAAAGGTATTTTAGATGTTGAATATGATTATGAAAAAATAAAAAAAGATTGGAACAAGCAAGATTTAAAAGCGAATCCCGATCCATCTATATGGAGATATTCACCGCTCTTACCAATAGATCCTAACACCCCTAAACCACCTTTGAGGGTGGGAGGAACGCCTCTATACAAAAGTAATATTATGGCAAAGCTACTAGGTATAGAAACTATTTACATAAAGGATGATGGTTTAAACCCAACAGGTTCATTGAAAGATAGAGCCTCGGCTATAGGTGTTGTAAAAGCACAAGAGGCGGGCATGAACATCGTTGCCTGTGCTTCCACTGGGAACGCTGCCTCTTCGTTGGCGGGGAACATAGCGTCTATGGGAAATGAAATGAAGGCTGTTATTTTTGTTCCCTCGCGAGCCCCCATCGGAAAGGTCACTCAGTTGTTAGTTTTTGGAGCTTTGGTTTTATCAGTAAAGGGGTCTTATGAAGAAACTTTTTATCTCTCCCAAGAAGCTATTGATAAGTGGGGATGGTATAACAGAAACGCTGCTATTAACCCTTATTTAGTTGAGGGCAAAAAAACCGCTTCGATAGAAATAGCCGAACAATTAAACTGGCAAATGGTTGATTGGTTAGTTTACTCTGTGGGAGATGGTTGTACACTAGCAGGTGCTTGGAAAGGAATGTATGATTTAAAACAAATAGGTTTCATTGATAAGTTACCGAGGTTATTAGGAGTACAATCTGAAGGTTGTGCACCAATAACTGAAGCTTTTAACAAAGGTACAGAACTGATTCCTGTTCCAGAAAACACAATCGCGGATAGTATTGCTGTTGGAAAACCTCGAAATTATATAAAAGCCATCAAGGCTGTTAAAGATTCTAATGGTGATATGATCAACGTAACAGATGAGGAAATATTAGATATGATGAAAGTTTTAGGTAAGAATACTGGCATTTTTGGTGAGCCAGCGGGAGTTGCAGGAGTGGCTGGTATAAAAAAGGCTGTTGAAAAAGGTATAATAAAACCTTCTGAAAGTGTTGCAGTTGTTGTTACTGGCAATGGATTAAAGGATATAAAAAATGCTGAAAAAGCTGTAGGAGCCCCTTTAACTGTGCAACCTAATTTAAAAAAATTATCCCAATTATTAAAGGATTATAATTTTTAA
- a CDS encoding pyridoxal-phosphate dependent enzyme, with amino-acid sequence MIDFSIDKEVLKKAVERAKENNIIIPTFEQMRDPTLIPDKIKQKLKNIGLWDVNSYNLFRITWKNEPIAKGGLYGNVNYFELPSELTGVKARIVALVGKWFPTGSHKVGSTFGCLVPRLVTGQFDPTTQKAVWPSTGNYCRGGAYDAQLLGCESIAILPEGMSRERFEWLSKVAGEVIGTPGSESNVKEIFDKCNELKSTHNNVVIFNQFDEMGNRLWHYVVTGPAMEEVLQKIMGEKDRLAGTVLTSGSSGTLGSGEYLKSIYPNSKLAVSEALQCPTLLYNGFGAHRIEGIGDKHVPWIHNVKNTDMVMAIDDNDAMNLIRLFNEPEGKEYLRKQGVPSSVVDNLSLLGISSIANVLSAIKFAKYYELTDKDVVMTVFTDSMELYRSRLKELQEQKGRYSEQQAAIDFNRHLMGVKTDFIQELSYYDKKRIHNLKYYTWIEQQGKELDELNEQWYNDEEYWGNAFEIADKIDQLIIEFNKKTGLLD; translated from the coding sequence ATGATAGATTTTAGTATTGACAAAGAGGTACTCAAAAAAGCGGTAGAAAGAGCTAAAGAGAATAATATTATTATACCAACCTTTGAACAAATGCGAGATCCAACCTTGATCCCTGATAAAATCAAACAAAAGCTTAAGAATATAGGACTATGGGATGTTAACTCATACAACTTATTTAGAATAACTTGGAAAAACGAACCGATTGCAAAAGGTGGTTTATATGGCAATGTAAATTACTTTGAGTTACCATCTGAGTTAACAGGCGTTAAAGCTCGAATAGTGGCATTAGTCGGTAAATGGTTCCCAACTGGTTCACACAAGGTTGGTTCCACATTTGGTTGCCTTGTACCAAGGCTTGTAACGGGTCAATTTGATCCTACTACTCAAAAAGCCGTTTGGCCTTCAACAGGTAATTACTGTCGTGGAGGTGCCTATGACGCTCAGCTTTTGGGATGTGAATCCATAGCTATATTGCCTGAAGGTATGAGTAGAGAAAGATTCGAATGGTTATCAAAAGTTGCAGGGGAAGTAATTGGAACACCCGGAAGCGAGAGCAATGTAAAAGAGATATTTGATAAATGTAATGAATTAAAGTCTACTCACAACAATGTGGTTATTTTCAACCAGTTCGATGAAATGGGCAATCGTTTGTGGCATTATGTAGTTACAGGTCCCGCTATGGAAGAAGTCTTACAAAAAATTATGGGGGAAAAAGACAGATTGGCAGGAACCGTCCTCACTTCAGGATCATCTGGAACGTTAGGTTCAGGAGAATATTTAAAATCTATATACCCGAATAGTAAATTAGCTGTCTCGGAGGCGCTGCAGTGTCCTACCTTATTGTACAACGGATTTGGTGCCCATCGAATTGAGGGAATAGGAGATAAACATGTGCCTTGGATCCATAACGTTAAAAATACCGATATGGTTATGGCGATAGATGATAATGATGCTATGAATTTAATAAGGCTTTTCAATGAACCTGAAGGAAAAGAGTACTTAAGAAAACAAGGAGTTCCTTCATCTGTTGTAGATAATTTATCTTTACTTGGAATCTCTTCTATTGCAAATGTTCTGTCCGCTATAAAATTTGCCAAATACTATGAATTAACGGATAAAGATGTTGTGATGACAGTATTCACTGATTCAATGGAATTATATCGCTCAAGACTTAAAGAGTTACAAGAACAAAAGGGTAGATACAGTGAACAACAGGCTGCTATAGATTTTAACAGGCATTTGATGGGGGTAAAAACAGACTTTATTCAAGAATTGAGTTATTATGATAAAAAAAGAATACATAATTTGAAATACTATACTTGGATAGAACAGCAGGGTAAAGAACTAGATGAATTAAACGAGCAATGGTACAACGATGAAGAATACTGGGGTAACGCATTTGAAATTGCAGACAAAATAGATCAACTAATAATAGAATTTAACAAAAAAACAGGATTGTTAGACTAG